One genomic segment of Alosa sapidissima isolate fAloSap1 chromosome 13, fAloSap1.pri, whole genome shotgun sequence includes these proteins:
- the depdc5 gene encoding GATOR complex protein DEPDC5 isoform X7 yields MTIKTNKSYKLVVHKKGFGGSDDELMMNPKVFPHVALGDIVEIAHPNDEYSPLLLQVKSLKEDLQKETISVDQTVAQAFKLRAYQDVIINIVDPKDVTLDLVELTFKDQYIGRGDMWRLKKSLVSTCAYVTQKVEFAGIRAQASELWVKGEKVTCGYISEDTRVVFRSTSAMVYIFIQMSCEMWDFDIYGDLYFEKAVNGFLSDLFTKWKEKNCSHEVTVVLFSRTFYSAKSMDEFPEILRGSIRQDHEGRFYEDFYRVVAQNERRDEWTSLLITIKKLFIQYPVLVRLRGADGFPCGQNSTAAQGNYLEAINLSFNVFDKHYINRNFDRTGQMSVVITPGVGVFEVNRLLMILTKQRMIDNGIGVDLVCMGEQPLHAVPLFKLHNRTVPGDSRLGDDYNLPHWINHSFYTSKSQGNCSSFTPRIKLAGRKAHAERAKSSKENSLGAPKDSENSLPIQVDYDAYDAQVFRLPGPSRASRSTNFRSSRERETSGRKSWGSAEASGGGPGTGGVSPPTRGPGMGGPDEQRSLASDDSLGRVSNILLIPRGPPAQYEVSSSLGYTSTREILEKMMESQRDWSAPGRFTVGSAESTLHVRPGGYTPQRALINPFAPSRMPMKLTSNRRRWMHTFPVGPSGEPIQIHHQTRQNMVELQGSEQRDPAHTSAELLELAYHEATGRRTASRHGGENGLYISGGIEEFSGSPSSSNSTGTPVNRGSSFEDFSSGGPDPTLLLSAPPTVPSFCCTVGVDWKSLTTPACLPLTTDYFPDKQSLQNDYTEGCYDLLPHTDLDRRDEDAPAMSAPQVFEEFICQRLMQGYQIIVQPNARKQAPPSSAPPLSSSPLYSRGLVSRRRQEEEESVYWLSMGRTFHKVCLKDKIITVTRYLPKYPYESAQIQYSYSLCPPHTEAHFLSCWVEFSHERLEEYKWNYLDQYICSAGSEDFSLIDSLKFWRTRFLLLPAGGGARRVADSDGRWDVYGEGFGVPGSDWAPLDGFIRFVEGLNRIRRRHRSDRIIRKGGAMKGLQVTGPLSPYPPEPIAPPLGKKGTSALSALLELDQTQKTLEEQQQQAAQHGVKVAGPLSEASTGAMATTYVDSPRKVR; encoded by the exons ATGActatcaagacaaacaaatctTACAAGCTGGTGGTTCATAAAAAAGGCTTTGGCGGAAGTG ATGATGAGCTGATGATGAACCCCAAGGTGTTCCCCCACGTCGCCCTGGGGGACATCGTAGAGATCGCACATCCCAACGATGAGTACAG TCCTCTTCTGCTGCAAGTAAAGAGCCTGAAAGAAGACCTGCAGAAAG AGACAATCAGTGTTGACCAAACAGTTGCCCAGGCCTTCAAGCTCCGTGCTTACCAGGATGTCATCATCAACATTGTGGATCCTAAG GATGTCACCCTTGATCTTGTGGAGCTCACCTTCAAAGATCAGTACATTGGCCGAGGAGACATGTGGAGACTGAAGAAGAGTTtg GTCAGCACCTGTGCATACGTGACCCAGAAAGTTGAGTTTGCTGGAATCAG GGCCCAGGCCAGTGAACTATGGGTCAAAGGTGAAAAGGTCACATGTGGGTACATCAGTGAGGACACCAGG GTGGTGTTCAGGTCCACTTCAGCGATGGTTTACATCTTCATCCAGATGAGTTGTGAAATGTGGGACTTTGATATCTATG GAGACCTTTACTTTGAAAAGGCCGTTAATGGTTTCCTGTCAGATCTCTTTACCAAATGGAAG GAGAAGAACTGCAGTCATGAGGTGACGGTGGTGCTGTTCTCCAGAACTTTCTACTCAGCCAAATCTATGG ATGAGTTTCCTGAGATCCTGAGGGGTTCTATCAGACAGGACCATGAGGGACGCTTCTATGAGGATTTCTACAG GGTGGTGGCCCAAAACGAAAGACGAGATGAGTGGACATCTCTCCTCATTACCATCAAGAAACTCTTCATCCAGTACCCTGTCCTGGTGCGCCTCAGAGGAGCAG ATGGCTTCCCCTGTGGTCAGAACTCCACAGCAGCTCAGGGGAACTATCTGGAAGCTATTAACCTCTCCTTCAACG TGTTCGACAAGCACTACATCAACCGCAACTTCGACCGCACAGGGCAGATGTCCGTTGTGATCACACCGGGCGTGGGGGTTTTCGAGGTGAACCGCCTGCTCATGATCCTCACCAAACAGCGCATGATTGACAATG GTATCGGAGTGGACCTGGTGTGCATGGGAGAGCAGCCACTCCATGCTGTTCCTCTTTTCAAG CTGCACAACCGGACAGTACCAGGAGACTCCAGGCTGGGGGATGACTACAACCTGCCCCACTGGATCAACCACAG tttCTACACATCCAAAAGCCAAGGCAATTGCAGCTCTTTTACCCCCAGGATAAAGCTGGCAGGACGCAAG GCCCATGCAGAGAGAGCCAAGAGCAGTAAAGAGAACT CCCTGGGAGCCCCGAAGGACTCGGAGAACAGCTTGCCCATCCAGGTGGACTATGATGCCTATGACGCCCAGGTGTTCCGGTTGCCAGGGCCCTCTCGAGCTTCACGCAGCACCAACTTCAG GTCCAGTCGTGAGAGGGAGACCAGTGGTCGGAAGAGCTGGGGTTCGGCCGAGGCCAGTGGTGGAGGCCCAGGGACAGGAGGGGTGTCCCCCCCAACGAGGGGCCCCGGAATGGGGGGCCCAGACGAGCAGCGGAGCCTGGCATCTGACGACAGCTTGGGGCGCGTGTCCAACATCCTCCTGATCCCGCGCGGCCCTCCAGCCCAGTACGAGGTCAGCAGCTCACTGGGGTATACCAGCACAAGAG agatccTGGAGAAGATGATGGAGTCCCAGCGGGACTGGAGCGCCCCAGGTCGTTTTACGGTGGGCAGCGCCGAGTCCACTCTGCACGTGCGTCCAGGCGGCTACACCCCTCAGCGGGCGCTTATTAACCCCTTCGCCCCCTCACGCATGCCCATGAAGCTCACCTCCAACCGCCGCCGCTGGATGCACACCTTCCCTGTGG GCCCATCGGGAGAACCCATCCAGATCCACCACCAGACGCGGCAGAACATGGTGGAACTGCAAGGCAGCGAGCAGAGAGACCCCGCCCACACCTCTGCAGAGCTGCTGGAGCTGGCCTATCACGAGGCCACTGGCAG gAGAACAGCTTCTCGTCACGGTGGAGAGAATGGCCTTTACATCAGCGGAGGGATAGAGGAGTTCTCTGGCAGCccctccagcagcaacagcactg GAACACCTGTTAATCGTGGATCCTCATTCGAAGACTTCTCCTCTGGTGGTCCTGACCCAA ccctCCTGCTGTCTGCCCCCCCGACAGTGCCCAGTTTCTGCTGCACGGTGGGGGTGGACTGGAAGTCCCTGACCACACCCGCCTGCCTCCCCCTCACCACCGACTACTTCCCCGACAAACAGTCGCTCCAGAACGACTATACCGAGGGCTGCTACGACCTGCTACCCCACACAGACCTGGACag GCGTGATGAGGACGCTCCAGCGATGTCGGCGCCTCAAGTGTTTGAGGAGTTCATCTGTCAGAGACTCATGCAGGGCTACCAGATCATCGTCCAACCAAACGCCAGGAAGCAGGCTCCGCCTTCATCTGCCCCGCCCCTCAGCAGCAGCCCACTCTACTCTAGAG gtCTGGTGTCTCGGCGTaggcaagaggaggaggagagtgtgtaCTGGCTCAGCATGGGCCGCACATTCCACAAAGTCTGCCTGAAGGACAAGATCATCACCGTCACACGCTATCTGCCCAA GTACCCGTACGAGTCGGCACAGATCCAGTACAGCTACAGTCTGTGCCCGCCTCACACTGAGGCCCATTTCCTGTCCTGCTGGGTGGAGTTCAGTCACGAGAGGCTGGAGGAGTACAAGTGGAACTACCTGGACCAATACATCTGCTCAGCCGGCTCCGAGGACTTCAG TCTGATTGACTCGTTAAAGTTCTGGCGCACACGCTTCCTACTGCTCCCAGCCGGAGGAGGGGCGAGGCGTGTTGCGGACAGTGATGGCCGATGGGATGTGTACGGCGAGGGTTTCGGGGTGCCGGGTTCTGATTGGGCACCGCTGGATGGCTTCATCCGCTTTGTGGAGGGGCTGAACCGCATTCGCCGCCGACACCGCTCCGACCGGATCATCAGG AAAGGAGGAGCCATGAAGGGCTTGCAGGTGAcaggccctctctctccctacccccCTGAGCCCATAGCGCCCCCTCTGGGAAAGAAGGGAACATCGGCTCTCTCAGCACTGCTGGAATTGGATCAGACCCAAAA GACTCttgaggagcagcagcagcaggctgcCCAACATGGTGTCAAGGTGGCCGGGCCCCTCAGTGAAGCCTCCACCGGGGCCATGGCAACCACCTATGTCGACAGCCCCCGAAAGGTGAGATGA
- the depdc5 gene encoding GATOR complex protein DEPDC5 isoform X9: protein MTIKTNKSYKLVVHKKGFGGSDDELMMNPKVFPHVALGDIVEIAHPNDEYSPLLLQVKSLKEDLQKETISVDQTVAQAFKLRAYQDVIINIVDPKDVTLDLVELTFKDQYIGRGDMWRLKKSLVSTCAYVTQKVEFAGIRAQASELWVKGEKVTCGYISEDTRVVFRSTSAMVYIFIQMSCEMWDFDIYGDLYFEKAVNGFLSDLFTKWKEKNCSHEVTVVLFSRTFYSAKSMDEFPEILRGSIRQDHEGRFYEDFYRVVAQNERRDEWTSLLITIKKLFIQYPVLVRLRGADGFPCGQNSTAAQGNYLEAINLSFNVFDKHYINRNFDRTGQMSVVITPGVGVFEVNRLLMILTKQRMIDNGIGVDLVCMGEQPLHAVPLFKLHNRTVPGDSRLGDDYNLPHWINHSFYTSKSQGNCSSFTPRIKLAGRKAHAERAKSSKENSLGAPKDSENSLPIQVDYDAYDAQVFRLPGPSRASRSTNFRSSRERETSGRKSWGSAEASGGGPGTGGVSPPTRGPGMGGPDEQRSLASDDSLGRVSNILLIPRGPPAQYEVSSSLGYTSTREILEKMMESQRDWSAPGRFTVGSAESTLHVRPGGYTPQRALINPFAPSRMPMKLTSNRRRWMHTFPAHRENPSRSTTRRGRTWWNCKAASRETPPTPLQSCWSWPITRPLAGEQLLVTVERMAFTSAEG, encoded by the exons ATGActatcaagacaaacaaatctTACAAGCTGGTGGTTCATAAAAAAGGCTTTGGCGGAAGTG ATGATGAGCTGATGATGAACCCCAAGGTGTTCCCCCACGTCGCCCTGGGGGACATCGTAGAGATCGCACATCCCAACGATGAGTACAG TCCTCTTCTGCTGCAAGTAAAGAGCCTGAAAGAAGACCTGCAGAAAG AGACAATCAGTGTTGACCAAACAGTTGCCCAGGCCTTCAAGCTCCGTGCTTACCAGGATGTCATCATCAACATTGTGGATCCTAAG GATGTCACCCTTGATCTTGTGGAGCTCACCTTCAAAGATCAGTACATTGGCCGAGGAGACATGTGGAGACTGAAGAAGAGTTtg GTCAGCACCTGTGCATACGTGACCCAGAAAGTTGAGTTTGCTGGAATCAG GGCCCAGGCCAGTGAACTATGGGTCAAAGGTGAAAAGGTCACATGTGGGTACATCAGTGAGGACACCAGG GTGGTGTTCAGGTCCACTTCAGCGATGGTTTACATCTTCATCCAGATGAGTTGTGAAATGTGGGACTTTGATATCTATG GAGACCTTTACTTTGAAAAGGCCGTTAATGGTTTCCTGTCAGATCTCTTTACCAAATGGAAG GAGAAGAACTGCAGTCATGAGGTGACGGTGGTGCTGTTCTCCAGAACTTTCTACTCAGCCAAATCTATGG ATGAGTTTCCTGAGATCCTGAGGGGTTCTATCAGACAGGACCATGAGGGACGCTTCTATGAGGATTTCTACAG GGTGGTGGCCCAAAACGAAAGACGAGATGAGTGGACATCTCTCCTCATTACCATCAAGAAACTCTTCATCCAGTACCCTGTCCTGGTGCGCCTCAGAGGAGCAG ATGGCTTCCCCTGTGGTCAGAACTCCACAGCAGCTCAGGGGAACTATCTGGAAGCTATTAACCTCTCCTTCAACG TGTTCGACAAGCACTACATCAACCGCAACTTCGACCGCACAGGGCAGATGTCCGTTGTGATCACACCGGGCGTGGGGGTTTTCGAGGTGAACCGCCTGCTCATGATCCTCACCAAACAGCGCATGATTGACAATG GTATCGGAGTGGACCTGGTGTGCATGGGAGAGCAGCCACTCCATGCTGTTCCTCTTTTCAAG CTGCACAACCGGACAGTACCAGGAGACTCCAGGCTGGGGGATGACTACAACCTGCCCCACTGGATCAACCACAG tttCTACACATCCAAAAGCCAAGGCAATTGCAGCTCTTTTACCCCCAGGATAAAGCTGGCAGGACGCAAG GCCCATGCAGAGAGAGCCAAGAGCAGTAAAGAGAACT CCCTGGGAGCCCCGAAGGACTCGGAGAACAGCTTGCCCATCCAGGTGGACTATGATGCCTATGACGCCCAGGTGTTCCGGTTGCCAGGGCCCTCTCGAGCTTCACGCAGCACCAACTTCAG GTCCAGTCGTGAGAGGGAGACCAGTGGTCGGAAGAGCTGGGGTTCGGCCGAGGCCAGTGGTGGAGGCCCAGGGACAGGAGGGGTGTCCCCCCCAACGAGGGGCCCCGGAATGGGGGGCCCAGACGAGCAGCGGAGCCTGGCATCTGACGACAGCTTGGGGCGCGTGTCCAACATCCTCCTGATCCCGCGCGGCCCTCCAGCCCAGTACGAGGTCAGCAGCTCACTGGGGTATACCAGCACAAGAG agatccTGGAGAAGATGATGGAGTCCCAGCGGGACTGGAGCGCCCCAGGTCGTTTTACGGTGGGCAGCGCCGAGTCCACTCTGCACGTGCGTCCAGGCGGCTACACCCCTCAGCGGGCGCTTATTAACCCCTTCGCCCCCTCACGCATGCCCATGAAGCTCACCTCCAACCGCCGCCGCTGGATGCACACCTTCCCT GCCCATCGGGAGAACCCATCCAGATCCACCACCAGACGCGGCAGAACATGGTGGAACTGCAAGGCAGCGAGCAGAGAGACCCCGCCCACACCTCTGCAGAGCTGCTGGAGCTGGCCTATCACGAGGCCACTGGCAG gAGAACAGCTTCTCGTCACGGTGGAGAGAATGGCCTTTACATCAGCGGAGGGATAG
- the depdc5 gene encoding GATOR complex protein DEPDC5 isoform X8 gives MTIKTNKSYKLVVHKKGFGGSDDELMMNPKVFPHVALGDIVEIAHPNDEYSPLLLQVKSLKEDLQKETISVDQTVAQAFKLRAYQDVIINIVDPKDVTLDLVELTFKDQYIGRGDMWRLKKSLVSTCAYVTQKVEFAGIRAQASELWVKGEKVTCGYISEDTRVVFRSTSAMVYIFIQMSCEMWDFDIYGDLYFEKAVNGFLSDLFTKWKEKNCSHEVTVVLFSRTFYSAKSMDEFPEILRGSIRQDHEGRFYEDFYRVVAQNERRDEWTSLLITIKKLFIQYPVLVRLRGADGFPCGQNSTAAQGNYLEAINLSFNVFDKHYINRNFDRTGQMSVVITPGVGVFEVNRLLMILTKQRMIDNGIGVDLVCMGEQPLHAVPLFKLHNRTVPGDSRLGDDYNLPHWINHSFYTSKSQGNCSSFTPRIKLAGRKAHAERAKSSKENSLGAPKDSENSLPIQVDYDAYDAQVFRLPGPSRASRSTNFRSSRERETSGRKSWGSAEASGGGPGTGGVSPPTRGPGMGGPDEQRSLASDDSLGRVSNILLIPRGPPAQYEVSSSLGYTSTREILEKMMESQRDWSAPGRFTVGSAESTLHVRPGGYTPQRALINPFAPSRMPMKLTSNRRRWMHTFPVGPSGEPIQIHHQTRQNMVELQGSEQRDPAHTSAELLELAYHEATGRRTASRHGGENGLYISGGIEEFSGSPSSSNSTGTPVNRGSSFEDFSSGGPDPRGSYIIFYNICVCGFYFSSCFC, from the exons ATGActatcaagacaaacaaatctTACAAGCTGGTGGTTCATAAAAAAGGCTTTGGCGGAAGTG ATGATGAGCTGATGATGAACCCCAAGGTGTTCCCCCACGTCGCCCTGGGGGACATCGTAGAGATCGCACATCCCAACGATGAGTACAG TCCTCTTCTGCTGCAAGTAAAGAGCCTGAAAGAAGACCTGCAGAAAG AGACAATCAGTGTTGACCAAACAGTTGCCCAGGCCTTCAAGCTCCGTGCTTACCAGGATGTCATCATCAACATTGTGGATCCTAAG GATGTCACCCTTGATCTTGTGGAGCTCACCTTCAAAGATCAGTACATTGGCCGAGGAGACATGTGGAGACTGAAGAAGAGTTtg GTCAGCACCTGTGCATACGTGACCCAGAAAGTTGAGTTTGCTGGAATCAG GGCCCAGGCCAGTGAACTATGGGTCAAAGGTGAAAAGGTCACATGTGGGTACATCAGTGAGGACACCAGG GTGGTGTTCAGGTCCACTTCAGCGATGGTTTACATCTTCATCCAGATGAGTTGTGAAATGTGGGACTTTGATATCTATG GAGACCTTTACTTTGAAAAGGCCGTTAATGGTTTCCTGTCAGATCTCTTTACCAAATGGAAG GAGAAGAACTGCAGTCATGAGGTGACGGTGGTGCTGTTCTCCAGAACTTTCTACTCAGCCAAATCTATGG ATGAGTTTCCTGAGATCCTGAGGGGTTCTATCAGACAGGACCATGAGGGACGCTTCTATGAGGATTTCTACAG GGTGGTGGCCCAAAACGAAAGACGAGATGAGTGGACATCTCTCCTCATTACCATCAAGAAACTCTTCATCCAGTACCCTGTCCTGGTGCGCCTCAGAGGAGCAG ATGGCTTCCCCTGTGGTCAGAACTCCACAGCAGCTCAGGGGAACTATCTGGAAGCTATTAACCTCTCCTTCAACG TGTTCGACAAGCACTACATCAACCGCAACTTCGACCGCACAGGGCAGATGTCCGTTGTGATCACACCGGGCGTGGGGGTTTTCGAGGTGAACCGCCTGCTCATGATCCTCACCAAACAGCGCATGATTGACAATG GTATCGGAGTGGACCTGGTGTGCATGGGAGAGCAGCCACTCCATGCTGTTCCTCTTTTCAAG CTGCACAACCGGACAGTACCAGGAGACTCCAGGCTGGGGGATGACTACAACCTGCCCCACTGGATCAACCACAG tttCTACACATCCAAAAGCCAAGGCAATTGCAGCTCTTTTACCCCCAGGATAAAGCTGGCAGGACGCAAG GCCCATGCAGAGAGAGCCAAGAGCAGTAAAGAGAACT CCCTGGGAGCCCCGAAGGACTCGGAGAACAGCTTGCCCATCCAGGTGGACTATGATGCCTATGACGCCCAGGTGTTCCGGTTGCCAGGGCCCTCTCGAGCTTCACGCAGCACCAACTTCAG GTCCAGTCGTGAGAGGGAGACCAGTGGTCGGAAGAGCTGGGGTTCGGCCGAGGCCAGTGGTGGAGGCCCAGGGACAGGAGGGGTGTCCCCCCCAACGAGGGGCCCCGGAATGGGGGGCCCAGACGAGCAGCGGAGCCTGGCATCTGACGACAGCTTGGGGCGCGTGTCCAACATCCTCCTGATCCCGCGCGGCCCTCCAGCCCAGTACGAGGTCAGCAGCTCACTGGGGTATACCAGCACAAGAG agatccTGGAGAAGATGATGGAGTCCCAGCGGGACTGGAGCGCCCCAGGTCGTTTTACGGTGGGCAGCGCCGAGTCCACTCTGCACGTGCGTCCAGGCGGCTACACCCCTCAGCGGGCGCTTATTAACCCCTTCGCCCCCTCACGCATGCCCATGAAGCTCACCTCCAACCGCCGCCGCTGGATGCACACCTTCCCTGTGG GCCCATCGGGAGAACCCATCCAGATCCACCACCAGACGCGGCAGAACATGGTGGAACTGCAAGGCAGCGAGCAGAGAGACCCCGCCCACACCTCTGCAGAGCTGCTGGAGCTGGCCTATCACGAGGCCACTGGCAG gAGAACAGCTTCTCGTCACGGTGGAGAGAATGGCCTTTACATCAGCGGAGGGATAGAGGAGTTCTCTGGCAGCccctccagcagcaacagcactg GAACACCTGTTAATCGTGGATCCTCATTCGAAGACTTCTCCTCTGGTGGTCCTGACCCAA gggggagttatattattttttataatatttgtgtgtgtggattttacttttcttcctgtttttgttgA